The DNA segment CGGGCGCCGACGGCACGGTGGCCGGTCAACCCGGTGGTTCGGGTGGCGCAGGCGGGCAGGCCGGTACCGGCCAAGCTGCCGGGGTGGGGGGTCCCGGCGGTGCGGGCGCGCTCGGCTCAGCCGGCGGAACCGGCGGAACCGGCGGGCCGGGGCTCGGATCCGAACCGAGCGGGACCGGTGGTGCGGGCGGATCCGGAGGTAGCGGCGTCACAGGCGGAGCAGGCGGATCCGGCGCGCCGGGTGGAGCGGGCGGCGACGCCTCCGGTCTGCTGAGTCCAGGCGGGAACGGTGGGGCCGGCGGCCAGGGTGCCGCCGGCGGCGCCGGGGCGCCGGGTGCGACCGGGGGTGATGGCGGCTCCGGCGGCGCCGGCCGCAATGTGGCCGGCCAGGGCCCGGTTACGCCCTCCGGGGCGGGCGGGCCAGGCGGCCCCGGCGGGTCCGGCGGCGCCGGTAGCGCAGGCGGTCAAGGCGCGCACGGTGGTAACGGCGGATCGGGCGGCCTTCTCGGCACCCGGGGAGCGAGCGGCAGCTCTGGAGCCCCCGGTTCCCCCGGCGCCGCCGGGGCCGCAGGTGCCCCAGGTGCAGCCGGTACGGCGCAGCTTCCCGCCGGCACGACTCTCACCGCCGGCGAGGATCACACGTGCGCGCTGGTCCCGTCGGGCCAAATCGAGTGTTGGGGCGACAACTCGGGCGGGGAACTCGGCAGTCCCATCGGTGCCGGACTCTCCGCCCCGCAACCGAACCCGCTCACTGTCGTCGACGCTTCCGGCAAGCCGTTGACAGCCGTCGCGATCAGCGCCCACGAGGTCCACACCTGCGCGATCTCGACCCAGGGTGCCATTTACTGCTGGGGCCAGAGCACCGTCGGAGACCTCGGCCCCAACGGCGGCGAGGACAGCACAGCGACCCCCGTTCTCCCCGTGGTGGTCACCGGCCTGCCCGCAGGCTCCACGCCAGTTGCTGTCGCTGCCGGCGGGGCCTTCACCTGCGCGCTGCTGTCCGCGGGCACGATCTACTGCTGGGGTTACAACGGATACGGCCAACTCGGCCCGCAGGGCGGTTCCGGCGGCGGCACCCCCGTGCAGCTCACCGGCTTACCTGCGGGAACGAAGGCGATCGCCGTGGCAGCCGGCGAGCTGCACGCGTGTGCCCTGCTCGACAACGGAACCGCGTACTGCTGGGGCGACAACCAATACGGCCAGCTCGGCCCCAACGGCGGTTCCGGCGGCGGCACCCCCGCGCAGGTCACCGGGCTGCCCGCCGGAACCAGGGTCGTGGGCCTGGCAGCCGGTACCAATCACACCTGCGCGACGCTCGACGACGGAAAGGCCTACTGCTGGGGCCTCAACGAGTTCGCGCAGCTCGGACCGAACGGTGGAGACGGCAGCAACACCCCCGTGGTGGTCGCCGGACTACTCGCCCCCGGCACCAAGGCCATTGGTATTGCGGCCGGCGAGCTTCACACCTGCGCCGTTCTCGACAACGGTGCCGCCTACTGCTGGGGAGGAGACACCGTCGGTCAGGTCGGCCCCGGTTTCCCCAGCGGCGGGCTCGACGACCCGGCTCCTACCCTGATCACCGGGTTGCCCGCCGGAAGCAAGGTGGTGGCCCTGGCATCCGGCGGGTACCACAACTGTGCGCTGCTCGACAGCGGGCAGGTCTACTGCTGGGGTTTCGATGCCGACGGACAACTGGGCCCTGCCGGCACCGCCGGCAGCGAAACCGGTTCCTCCACGCCACTCCAGGTCACCGGTTTCGTTGCGAAGGTCGACTGAAGCTTCCCCCGACCTGCCCCGGCTCGCGCGTCAGCGGCTGTCGCTGCCCGCCGCCGAATTCGCCGCGCGGCCGGCCTCCAGCCGGGCGACCGGCACCCGGAACGGCGAGCAGGACACGTAGTCCAGGCCCACCTCGGCGAAGAAGTGGATCGAGTCCGGGTCGCCGCCGTGCTCGCCGCACACTCCGAGCTTCAGCCCCGGCTTGACCTTGCGGCCCTCGGTGCTGGCGATACGAACCAGGCGGCCGACGCCTTCGCGGTCCAAGGACTCGAACGGCGAGACCCCGAAGATGCCCTTCTCCAGGTACTGGGTGAAGAACGCGGCCTCGACGTCGTCGCGGGAGAAGCCCCATGTCGTCTGGGTCAGGTCGTTGGTGCCGTAGGAGAAGAAGTCGGCGGCCTCGGCGATCTGATCCGCGGTCAGCGCGGCCCGCGGCAGCTCGATCATCGTGCCGATCGGGATGTCCAGGGACTGTCCGGACGAGGAGACGACATCGGCGATCACGCCGACCGCCTCATCACGCACCAGCTCCAGCTCCTGCACCGCGCCCACCAGCGGGATCATGACCTCCGGCAACGGGTTGCCACCGGCGGCCTTGCGCTCCGCGGCCGCTTCGGCGATCGCGCGGACCTGCATGGCGAACAGACCCGGGATGACTACGCCGAGTCGCACGCCCCGCAACCCGAGCATCGGGTTGGACTCGTGCAGCCGGTTGACCGCGGCCAGCAGTTCCTTGTCGTGGCCCGGATCCTCGCCCTTGGCCTCGGCCACGGCCACCTTCACCGCGAGCTCGGTCAGGTTCGGCAGGAACTCGTGCAGCGGCGGGTCGATCAGCCGGACGGTGACCGGCAGGCCGTCCATCGCCTCGAAGATCTCCAGGAAGTCCTGCTTCTGCAGGGGTTCCAGGGCCTCCAGGGCCGACTCGCGCTCGTCATCGTTGGTGGCCAGGATCAGCTTCTCGACGTGGGCAGCCCGGTCGCCGAGGAACATGTGCTCGGTGCGGCACAGGCCGATACCCTCTGCGCCCATGCGCCGGGCCCGGGCCGAGTCCTCCGGGGTGTCGGCATTGGTGCGGATCTTCAACTTGCGGGCGGCGTCGGCGTGGCCGATCAGCCGGTGCACGGCCTTGACCAGGTCGTCGGCGTCCGCGGAGTCCGGCTTCAGGCGGCCCTCGAAGTACTCGACCACGGGCGAGGGCATGACGGGGACCTCGCCGAGATACACCGCGCCTGAGGAGCCGTCGATCGAGAGCACGTCGCCCTCGCGGATCACCTGACCACCGACGGTGATGGTCTTCGCGCGGGTGTCGACGTCGAGTTCCTCGGCGCCGCAGACGCAGGTCTTGCCCATGCCGCGGGCGACCACAGCCGCGTGGGAGGTCTTGCCACCGCGGGAGGTCAGAATGCCGCGAGCGGCGATCATGCCCTCGAGGTCGTCGGGGTTGGTCTCCCGACGAACCAGGATCACGGCCTCGCCACGCTCGGCCCAGGCCACGGCGTCGCGCGAGGAGAAGACCGCCTTGCCCACGGCTGCGCCGGGCGAGGCGTTCATGCCCTTGGTGAGCCGCTTGGGCTTACCGCTCTCGTCGAAGCGCGGGAACATCAGCTGCGTCAGCTGAGCCCCCGTCACCCGCTGCAGGGCCTCGTCGAGGTCGATCAGGCCCTGGTCGACCAGCTGGGTGGCGATTCGGAACGCGGCGCCGGCGGTGCGCTTGCCGACGCGGGTCTGCAGCATCCAGAGCTTGCCCCGCTCGATGGTGAACTCGATGTCGCACAGGTCGCGGTAGTGATTCTCCAGCTTGGCCATGATGGCCATCAGCTCGTCGAACGACCTCTTGTCGAGCTTCTCCAGGTCCTGCAGCGGCAGCGTGTTCCGGATGCCGGCCACGACGTCCTCGCCCTGGGCGTTGGCCAGGTAGTCGCCGTAAAGTCCCTGCGCGCCGGAGCCCGGGTCGCGGGTGAACGCAACACCGGTGCCGGAGTCCATGCCGAGGTTGCCGAACACCATCGTGCAGACGTTGACCGCGGTGCCGAGGTCGGCCGGGATGCGCTCCTGGCGGCGGTAGAGGATCGCGCGCGGCGCGTTCCAGGAGTCGAAGACCGCCTTGACCGCCAGGTCCATCTGCTCCCGCGGGTCCTGCGGGAACTCGCGGCCGGCGTGGTGCCGGATGATCCCCTTGAAGCCGTCCACCAGCACGCGCAGGTCCTCGGCGTCGAGGTCCAGGTCCGCGGTGGTGTTCTTGGCCCGCTTGGCGGCGTCGATGGCGTCCTCGAAGTGCTCGCCCTCGATGCCCAGCACGGTTTTGCCGAACATCTGCAGCAGGCGGCGGTAGGAGTCCCAGGCGAAGCGGTCGTTGCCGGACTGCTTGGCCAGGCCCGCCACCGACTCGTCGTTCAGGCCGATGTTCAGGACGGTCTCCATCATCCCGGGCATCGAGAACTTGGCACCGGAACGCACGGAGACGAGCAGCGGGTCATCGGCCGCACCGAGCGCCTTGCCCATCTTCGCCTCGAGCGCGCGCAGATACTCGGTGACCTGCTCCGACAGCTGGTCGGGCGCGGAGCCGGTGACGAGGTAGGCCTTGCAGGCCTCGGTCGTGATGACGAATCCCGGTGGTACCGGCAGGCCGAGGTTGGTCATCTCGGCGAGGTTCGCGCCCTTGCCGCCGAGCAGGTCCTTCAGGTCGCGGTTGCCCTCGGTGAAGTCGTACACGAACTTCGGCACTGGCTTTCCTGCCTCCCCGGATACCCCACCGGGTATCGCGACCTGATTGACCCGCCAACCCTACCCAGCCCAGGTTCGGGGTCACCCGTTCGGCCTGACGGTCGTTGTAGCGGGCCGGGCGGGGCCTACTGACGCCCGGACTCAGCGCTTGGGCGGGGAGAAGCGCTCCAGGACCGACTTCTCGTAGCCGCGGTCGAGGCCGTCGTGCATCAACGTCGGGGCGCCCAGCATCGCGACCAACCGGTCGCGCAACGGGCCGCAGACCGAGACGTGCGTGCGGTAGCCCCAGCCGTTGATGAACCACACCGAGGCGTCGAACTGGGTCTTGAGGTAGGAGACGATCGAACGCGCGGTGTTCTGCGGGTTGAAGTCGGACAATCGCGACATGTAGTCGGTCCAGTCGACGACCGCGGGATTCTTCTCCGCGGGCAGCTCGACGCGGTTGACCCCGACGACGTCCAGACGGGCCTCGATCGACGGCGCCAACTGGTCCGGGCAGTAGACGATCAGGTCGCCGTAGCCGGCGTGCTTGTTGAGGACGTCGGCCACCTGGTCGGCCTGGGTGTGCGGGGTGGTCGCCGCGGTCAAGCCGCCGGAAAGCCCGATCGCCACCAGGACGGCCAGCGCGGCGTGGCCGGCCTGCCGCGGCAGCCGGGTCACC comes from the Sporichthyaceae bacterium genome and includes:
- the ppdK gene encoding pyruvate, phosphate dikinase; this translates as MPKFVYDFTEGNRDLKDLLGGKGANLAEMTNLGLPVPPGFVITTEACKAYLVTGSAPDQLSEQVTEYLRALEAKMGKALGAADDPLLVSVRSGAKFSMPGMMETVLNIGLNDESVAGLAKQSGNDRFAWDSYRRLLQMFGKTVLGIEGEHFEDAIDAAKRAKNTTADLDLDAEDLRVLVDGFKGIIRHHAGREFPQDPREQMDLAVKAVFDSWNAPRAILYRRQERIPADLGTAVNVCTMVFGNLGMDSGTGVAFTRDPGSGAQGLYGDYLANAQGEDVVAGIRNTLPLQDLEKLDKRSFDELMAIMAKLENHYRDLCDIEFTIERGKLWMLQTRVGKRTAGAAFRIATQLVDQGLIDLDEALQRVTGAQLTQLMFPRFDESGKPKRLTKGMNASPGAAVGKAVFSSRDAVAWAERGEAVILVRRETNPDDLEGMIAARGILTSRGGKTSHAAVVARGMGKTCVCGAEELDVDTRAKTITVGGQVIREGDVLSIDGSSGAVYLGEVPVMPSPVVEYFEGRLKPDSADADDLVKAVHRLIGHADAARKLKIRTNADTPEDSARARRMGAEGIGLCRTEHMFLGDRAAHVEKLILATNDDERESALEALEPLQKQDFLEIFEAMDGLPVTVRLIDPPLHEFLPNLTELAVKVAVAEAKGEDPGHDKELLAAVNRLHESNPMLGLRGVRLGVVIPGLFAMQVRAIAEAAAERKAAGGNPLPEVMIPLVGAVQELELVRDEAVGVIADVVSSSGQSLDIPIGTMIELPRAALTADQIAEAADFFSYGTNDLTQTTWGFSRDDVEAAFFTQYLEKGIFGVSPFESLDREGVGRLVRIASTEGRKVKPGLKLGVCGEHGGDPDSIHFFAEVGLDYVSCSPFRVPVARLEAGRAANSAAGSDSR